Within Alphaproteobacteria bacterium, the genomic segment CCCACCTGTCCCAAGGATCCTTGTGGAATCACTACGGGTGACTTACTCTCATCAGAGACAATTGCTATGGAACCCTCCCCCGTAAAAATAGATTCGTAGAGGACCAATGCAGTAGGCTCATCGGCATTGATATGAAATCGAAGTTTTTTGAGCTCAAGTTCGTTTAGATCTCCCTTCATAGATCGTAGGCGTATTCTCAACAATTTTGCATAGGGCGAAATAGGATGAACAAAATCATAATCATCAGCCTGGACCAAGTCAGCGTCATAAACTTCAATAGGCCAAAGCTCCACAGGATAAGAGGTTTGAAACCTACAAATATTTCCCTCGCTCGCATGGGTAAAGAGAGGCGTCTCTTTTTCAACCGTGTATCCGCTGGTCATCTTTCCCTGTGTGGTATCTACAGCGAATCTTGCCACCGACATAGAAGGCGTTGGATTCACAAACTGGGAATACAATACTCCCAATAAAGCGGTGGTAAATCTTGGAAACTCATTGTCAATTGTTTGCTGCAGATTCCCCGTTAAGAATGCAAATGATTCTATGAGCCTCTCAACATGAGGATCCCCTGAAGCCCCTTCCCCAATCTGGAGGCGTTGGGCGACCTTTGGGTATTGCTTCGCGTATATGGCTATCATCCGCCTAAGATAGCTCATTTCCCTTTGGAAATAGTCGAGATCGTTCTCGGAAAATGTCAAACTCATGTGCCAGTTCCTTGAGTCGTTGTAGAAGCCAACTTCTTGCCATAAATGTCATCCTTCTCAGGAGATGACAAAAGATAAGATTGAACATCTATGGGAAAAACGATGGGTTCCACGACCTGGTCCAAGATCATGTTAGCCCTTATTTCCCCGGAAATAACTTGAAATTTTGGGTCATAACCTGTGATCTTTATCTGAACATCCTTTAAGCGAGGTTCAAACATATCAATAATAGTTTCCAACTTTTGCGCGATAATAATCCACTCTGATTGATCAGCTGGATCAAAAAAGGAAAAATCTGGAAATCCATAGAGCAGCGGAAACCCATAGGGAAGATCTTGTGCCTCCATAAAGTCCAGCTCATCCCGAGATAGTGCTGTACGCGTATTCAAAAGCTTTGCGACTTCATGAATAATAGATTCTCGAACTTGCTCTGGCTTTAAAATGCGAAAGGGAGGCACCTCAACCTTTTGCTCTTGATTCAGGTCACTTAAACGATCAAACAATGGGGCCCTATCTCCAGGAATGGTCCACGTTTTTCTCAAGCTATCCCCCTCATAATTTCTTATTCAAGGATAGTATATCGCAGTTTCAAGGCATTGTCGCCCTCAAACACAACCAACAAAAAGCGAAAGAAAGATCTATATATTTGATCAGCGACCATTTTTAAAAACAACCATCCCGGATATCCCCTTCAGGGATTCCGGGATGGTTGTAGAGGTAGGCTATTAAAACCCAGCTAAATAACTTTTGTGATGTCCTGTGATCAAGCTCATGTCTTAGCAGCTGGCAATATGTTCTTTGTCAGATCCCACCCACCTACTACCTGACCTGTTGCTACTCCATTTGGACCGTCAGGCAAAAACCTTATTTCCATGCTATCAAATGCTAGGGAAAGAAAAGTTGCATCCTGCCCCTGCTCAATAGCTGAGATACGAGTATTTGTACATTTCAACTCAAAGGAAGGCTCATTTGGAGCCCCTGCATTTCTCAAAGATGCAATGAAGGTCAATCCGATATTTGTTCCAGCAGCTGCAGAGCCCAAAGCAGTTTCGACATATGGATTGTCCTTTAGAATTACAGTTAGATCCCAAAAAACGACTTTAGCACCTGAATTCAACTCACCATTGGCAAGTTTGGATTTTTTCCTGGCCGCTAGAAATGCTCCTAAAATTTCGATCCCATTGGTGAATTTCCCAATATTTGCTTCTCCCTGAATCTTATCCGAATGTAAAACGAGAGGAGCAGATTCATTTGTCGGATCAATATCCATCAATTGCGCAAGCAGATCAAACGCATACACTTGTTTTTCAAGAGAACTTCCATTTTCCCCAATGGAAATAAAGTCATTTTCTTGCTTTCTACTTGCTTGCCGTAAGCCCACCTCCGGAATGCCACTTGATGATCCTTTTTTCATGCCTGCCATTTATTCCTCCTATAGATTTTCCCTGTAATTTATTTCATTCAGGCGCATAACGAATAATCTTCTATACTGTTGTTGTCTGCAAAATTTGAGATGCTGACATAGAAGTCTTCCCTTGTGCTACGAGAGCCTGATCGTAAGAGACGCGTGATTGTTCAATTGATCCATATTCAACTACGATACTGCACACCAGGCCCTCTTCTACAAGCATAATACTCCAGTTTGTAATATAGACCTCTTTTAATATTACTTCGCGATGCAATTGAACATTTTCTCCATCAGAGATGACTTCTGATATTGTGAGGACCCCAAGATTTTGCCCCAACGTCATAACCTGCATTGCCTGGGGAACGGCCCCACAAAGTCCATATACTAGTGTAATTGGTTCCAACTCAGGATTCAAAGTTCTCCGCCTCTCACTACGCGATGAATTTTCAGGATTAGAAATACAAATATTTGGAAAACTTTTTAATCTAACAGATCCCACATGCCCCGTGGTTTTTTCACTCCCCGAAAGAAGTTTTTCGAGCTCGACTTTGAAAAATACGAGATGGTTTCCTACTGCTGTACTCATTTGACTCTCCTCTATAACTTTCTTCCTGGGGAAGCCTTACTCTTGGAATTTCGCATTTCCAATTCAAAATGCTCCCCCTCATTATCCAAAGCTTGCTTACGCTGCCGGTGGAGGAAGATCCGCAACCAACCGTAAGGAGGCTGTGAGTTCCTCTAACTGGAAGTGTGGCCGCAAGAAAACAGTTGCTCGATACGCACCAGGATTCCCTGGGACATCAAATACATCGATTCTCGCTTCACGCAATGGATATGCCGCCTTTAATTCTTCAGGCGCACTATCATTTAACAAGACGTAGTTGGCGATCCATGTCTGAAGATACTTACGAACATTCTCCCGTGACATAAAGCTACCTATCTTATCCCGCATGATCACCTTGATATAATGGGCAAAGCGTGATGCCGCCAACATATAGGTGATGCGCGCAGAAAGGTTTGCATTCGCGTTGGCTTCTGCCTTGTTATATATCTTTGGCTTTTGAGTTGTTTGCGCCCCAAAGAATGCCGCCTTATCGGTTCCTTTACAGTGACACAAAGAAAGGAAGCCAAGATCGCTAAGTTCTTTCTCTCGTCGATCCGTAATGGCTATTTCCGTTGGACATTTAAGGGCAATGTCTCCTTCCGTGGTTCTAAAGGTGTAGGCAGGAAGATTTTCGACCAAACCACCCCCTTCTACTCCACGGATAGCCGCTGTCCATTGATAGAGGAAGAATGCGTTTGTGACCCTCTGTCCAAAAGCATAGGCCGTATTTCCCCAACAGAACTTGGTGTTGTCGGTTCCATTCACTTGTTCCTCATAATTGATGCCATCGACAGGAACTGTCTTTGAACCGTAAGGAAGTCGCATCAAAACCCTTGGCATGGTCAGAACCACATAGCGTGAGTCTTCCATTTCACGGAAAGAATTCCACTTTGCATACTCAACACTATCAAAGATCATGGCCAAATCCCTAGGAGCCCCCAAGGAAGTAAAGCTATCCAAATCAAAGAGTGAAGCATCAGCAGCCGTAAGGAAGGGCGCATGAGCCGCCGCAGCTACTCCTGAGATTTTCTCAAGGAGTTCTACATCCTGTGGCAAATGACTGAATTCATAATCACCAATTAGGCAGGAATAAGGGCTACCACCATATGTTCCATACTCTTCTTCATAGACTTTCTTAAAGAGAGCACTTTGATCAAACTCAACGGCCCGCTCCAAATCTTGCAACAATTCAGCTTTAGAAATGTTGAACACACGGATCTTAATCATGGTTCCCGTTTCTGTGTTCTTGACAAGGTAATTTAGGCCACGCCATGAACCTTCAAGTTTTTGGAATTCAGGAGCATGAAGGATTTCATCCAACTGTGCACTCAAGAGAGTGTCGATTTGCTGAATTCTCTCGTTAATAAATGAAACTGTATCGTTGCTGACCGCGCCACCTTGTGCGAGAACTTGATCAACAAATTCTTGGACCAAGTCCTTTGCATATGATTCTTGCGATGGATCTCTGGCGAGCTTTCCCTTACTAATAATCTGGGAAAGGACACTTGCTGAACCTGCAGCGGCCCCTTTGCCTGATCCACTTCCTTTTCCGTTAGCCATCTTACTTTCTCCCAATTGTTAAAACCTGTGTCATATTTTTTTTATTATTTATGACTTAAGTTGCTTCCCATAAAGCTTACGTCTTTCGCCCCTCAAGAGCTCTTCCCATATGGAGAGTCCTCCTGAGAAAGTGTTCGAATTTTTACGAACCCTTCTTTGGCGGTTTTCCAGCACCTGGCTTTGCATCGCCACCGCTGACACCAAGCTCTTTCTTAAGCTCGTTTTGTGTCGCAGAGTTTTCAATGACGTCCAAAAGCAATGCATCAAGATCATCATTTCCATCTAACTTAGACAAAAGATCGCTCAATTTTGTGCGGGCATCATAAAGTTGTGCCAACGGCCCAACCTGCTTTACGACGTTCACTGGATTAAAGTCATCCATGCTCTTAAAGTTTAAAAGTACATTCAACATCGTATCATCGTTGGACAATGCGTTTTGTACCCGTAAGGCGAGCCTTGGAGCAATCGATGCCATGATATCGTCGAAATTATCGCCGTCAATGTTAACAAACTTACGATCTTTCGGTTTCGGCAATGGATTTTCCGGTTGTCCAGAGAGATCTGCGAGTACTCCCATCACAAAGGGAAGTTCCTTCATCTCTATGGCGTCTCCAATCTGGACATCATAGGTGATGTGCACCCGTGGTGGCCGGACTTTATCTAGAAT encodes:
- the tssC gene encoding type VI secretion system contractile sheath large subunit, which produces MANGKGSGSGKGAAAGSASVLSQIISKGKLARDPSQESYAKDLVQEFVDQVLAQGGAVSNDTVSFINERIQQIDTLLSAQLDEILHAPEFQKLEGSWRGLNYLVKNTETGTMIKIRVFNISKAELLQDLERAVEFDQSALFKKVYEEEYGTYGGSPYSCLIGDYEFSHLPQDVELLEKISGVAAAAHAPFLTAADASLFDLDSFTSLGAPRDLAMIFDSVEYAKWNSFREMEDSRYVVLTMPRVLMRLPYGSKTVPVDGINYEEQVNGTDNTKFCWGNTAYAFGQRVTNAFFLYQWTAAIRGVEGGGLVENLPAYTFRTTEGDIALKCPTEIAITDRREKELSDLGFLSLCHCKGTDKAAFFGAQTTQKPKIYNKAEANANANLSARITYMLAASRFAHYIKVIMRDKIGSFMSRENVRKYLQTWIANYVLLNDSAPEELKAAYPLREARIDVFDVPGNPGAYRATVFLRPHFQLEELTASLRLVADLPPPAA
- the tssB gene encoding type VI secretion system contractile sheath small subunit; translation: MTESTQHILDKVRPPRVHITYDVQIGDAIEMKELPFVMGVLADLSGQPENPLPKPKDRKFVNIDGDNFDDIMASIAPRLALRVQNALSNDDTMLNVLLNFKSMDDFNPVNVVKQVGPLAQLYDARTKLSDLLSKLDGNDDLDALLLDVIENSATQNELKKELGVSGGDAKPGAGKPPKKGS
- the tssE gene encoding type VI secretion system baseplate subunit TssE, translated to MRKTWTIPGDRAPLFDRLSDLNQEQKVEVPPFRILKPEQVRESIIHEVAKLLNTRTALSRDELDFMEAQDLPYGFPLLYGFPDFSFFDPADQSEWIIIAQKLETIIDMFEPRLKDVQIKITGYDPKFQVISGEIRANMILDQVVEPIVFPIDVQSYLLSSPEKDDIYGKKLASTTTQGTGT